GTGGTTCTGCTGCTACTTTTTCAGTAACATCAAAGCCTTGGTCTTGTCCAAATTTCACAAGTGCAGTTTCTGTTGGGTCCCCAATTAATTCGCCTTCTTGACTGAATTTTGTGTCATTGGCGTAGTTCATAATTTTAAGGGCCATATTGTTATCTGGAATATGTTCAGACGATGGATATTGACGATCATTGGTATAAAGTTTTTCAACTGTCATTTGGTTCAGCGTTAACGTCCCTGTTTTATCTGAGGCGATGATATCTGTTGAACCTAATGTTTCTACCGCTGGTAATTTACGGATAATCGAATTACGTTTTGCTAATACTTGCGTACCTAAAGCTAAAATAATTGTAACGATTGCTGGCAAACCTTCTGGAATTGCAGCAACGGCTAGAGATACAGAAGTCAATAGCATATCCATCCAAGGTGTACCGTTAACTAAAGTTCCAAACAAGAACATGATCACAGCAATAACTAAAATTGCAGCTGTTAAGAATTTACCTAAGTGATTCAAGTTATTTTTCAGTGGTGTTTCGGTTTCATCCGCAGCTGCCAACATACCTGCAATCTTACCAACTTCGGTATTCATCCCTGTATTTACAACTACACCTTTACCACGACCATAGGTAACATTACTGTTGGAATAAGCCATATTAATACGGTCGCCAATACCAATTTCAGTACCTTCTAAAACAACTAATTCTTTTTCTACTGGTACAGATTCTCCAGTCAAAGCCGCTTCTTCAATTTTTAAAGAACTAGACTCAATCAGACGCATATCAGCTGGAACAACATCGCCGGCTTCTAACAATACGATATCCCCAGGCACCAGATCTGTACTCTTAATTGATAACGCATGACCGTCTCTTACAACATTGGCATTTGGTGTGGACATGTCTTTTAAAGCTTCAATCGCAGCTTCTGCTTTTGACTCTTGGACAACACCCATCACTGCGTTAATAATGACAACTAACAAAATAATGATGGAATCAACCGGCTCGTGAGGCGCAGAAATAATTGCGGCAACCAATAAAACTAAAATCATCAAGTCTTTGAACTGTTCAAAGAACTTTTGGACCATTGATTTTTTCTTGCCTTCTTCCAGCTCGTTTTCACCGTATTCACTTAGACGCTTTTTGGCTTCTGCGGCACTTAGACCGTCAGCAGTTGCATCTAACTCTTTTAGAACCTCATCTGGCGTTTGGGAATAAAACGCTTGGCTCAACTGCTGTTTTTTGTTTTCTTCTGACAATTTTGTTCCTCCTTTGAAATTATCATCCACAAGTCAGCTAAAAAAAATAGACTTGTGTATGTGCATAACATACATAAGTCTCACTAATTAAGGCAACACCAGAAAGTTAATTTCGGTTGGTGATGTTGCCACAGCTTATGCTGCTAGTTACTCCCTCATGAAAACATATAAATACAAGAAACATTATATAGTAGATTGCAGCCATGGGCAAATACTTTTCGCAAAAATCCATGGTAGAAACAAATTAAGGTTAGCTTTTTTTCGCGCTTTTTTTTCCTAAAAAAAACGCTGATTAAATAATCTTTGCCACTAGCTTTCAACTCTTTAAAAGTAAGAAGGAGATTTTCGAAAATTGTTGCACAAATTTTTGAAAATTCTATACTTCACTTACAGTTTAAATAAAATAAGCCATATTACTTACGTGAAAACGTAAGTAATATGACTCGTTTCATTAGGCGATCACGGAACCATTTGGCATTTGTTTTGGTGCCTCCACAATGGCTAAGTTTCCTTTTTCATCTTCTGCTGATAAGATCATTCCTTGACTCACTTGTCCCCGCATTTTTCTTGGTTTCAAGTTCGCTACGATTACGACCTTTTTACCAATCAGCGCTTTAGGATCAGGATAAAATTCCGCAATCCCTGATAAAATTTGGCGATCTTGACTGTCCCCAGCAGCTAGACGAAATTGTAATAATTTGTCTGCCCCTTTGACTTTTTGACAGTCAATAACCTCTGCGACTTTCAATTCTACTTTATCAAAATCATCGTATTTAATTTGTTTTTCTTTTACTGAAACCAATTCCGTTTCTTCTGGATCCCATTTTACTGCTTCTTCTGGGTTACTTACTCCTTCAGTCATTTTCTTTTGAATGTAAGCAACTTCTACTTCTTGATCCAAACGAGGGAAAATTGGCGTACCTTTGGCAACAACTTTCGTATCACGTGGAAATTCCCCAAAACGTAGATCTTTTAAGTCCATTGTTTCTGGATCCAAGCCTAATTGTTGGAAAATTTTCTTTGGTGTTTCAGTCATAATCGGTTGTAATAAAATTGCCGCAATACGCAGACTTTCAGCTAAATGCACCATCACACTGTTCAATTCAGCTTTTCTTTCTTCATCTTTGGCTAATACCCAAGGCTCTGTTTCATCAATATATTTATTGGCACGAGAAATCAACGCCCATACTTCTGATAAAGCAACACTAAATTCCATTTTATCCATCGCTTGGTGATAACGCCCCACCACATTTGCCGCTGTTGTTGATAATTCACTATCAAAAGCGGTAACTTTTGATGCATAAGCAGGGACATTGCCATCACAATATTTATTAATCATGGCAATTGTACGGTTCAATAAGTTCCCCAAATCATTGGCTAAGTCATAATTTACCCGCGCAACAAAATCTTCTGGGGTAAAGACACCATCAGAACCAAAAGGCATTGCCCGCAATAAGTAGTAACGCAGAGCATCTAAGCCGTAACGTTCCACGAGCATTTCAGGATAAACCACGTTACCTTTTGATTTACTCATTTTGCCATCTTTCATTAATAACCAGCCGTGACCAAAGATTTTTTTTGGCAATGGTAAATCTAATGCCATTAACATAATCGGCCAATAAATCGTGTGGAAACGAACAATTTCTTTGCCTACCATATGCACATCTGCTGGCCAATACTTGTCAAATAAATGCGTATCGTCTGAACCGTAGCCCAATGCCGTAATATAATTTGACAAAGCATCGATCCAAACATAAACAACGTGTTTTGGATCAGATTTAACTGGAATCCCCCACTTGAAAGTCGTTCGTGAAACTGCTAGGTCTTCTAAACCTGGTTTAATGAAATTATTGATCATTTCATTTTTGCGCGATTCCGGTTGAATAAACTCTGGGTGTTCATTGTAATATTCTAGCAGGCGATCTGCGTATTTACTCATACGGAAGAAATAAGATTCTTCTTTAACCAATTCAACTTCATGACCGCTTGGCGCTTTACCGCCAATCACTTTACCATCTTCATCACGATAAACTTCGGCTAATTGGGTTTCGGTAAAATACTCTTCATCAGAAACTGAATACCAACCTTCGTATTCTCCTAGGTAAATATCACCTTGTGTTAACAGTTGATCGAAAATTTTTTGAACAGCCGCTTTATGATAGTCATCTGTTGTCCGAATAAATTTATCGTAACTAATATCTAATGTCTTCCATAATTTTTGAATGTCTGCGGCCATTTTATCCACATATGTTTGGGGTTCAACCCCCAACTCCAATGCTTTTTTCTCAATTTTTTGACCGTGCTCATCAACACCAGTTAAGTAAAAAACATCAAAGCCCATTAAACGTTTGTAACGAGCAACGGCATCACAGGCGATTGTCGTGTATGAATTTCCGATATGCAATTTGCCGCTGGGATAATAAATTGGGGTTGTAATATAAAAAGTTTCTTTGCCAGCCATGGATTTTCCTCCTAGTTAATAAAAAAGTTAAATGACTTACCTTAAAAATACAGTCAAAAAAATAAAATAAACACCAAAATAGGCTGCTAACCATACTTTAGCCAAGGTAGTCAAACTAATTTTCAAGTACACATCACGTAAATGATTCTTAGCTAGTATACCACAATTCCAACTTTCTTTAAGTCCTTTTCCTTGTAAAAAACATCGGCAAATTCATTTTCCCTCTATTTCGTCGCCTTAAAAAAAGTTTTTTTGGTATAATGAAAGAGATTAACGAAATTGAGGGAAATAATATGACTAAAAAACATCGTCTTCTAATAGCGGCAATTGCCATTTTAACGCTCTTGCACATGGTATTTTGCGCCTTTTACAGCCGCTTGTACGGCTATTTTAATTTACAAGATAACTTACGACTATTTCTTTTAGCAACATTAATATTTCGCGGGATTTTCTTGGC
The DNA window shown above is from Enterococcus montenegrensis and carries:
- the metG gene encoding methionine--tRNA ligase translates to MAGKETFYITTPIYYPSGKLHIGNSYTTIACDAVARYKRLMGFDVFYLTGVDEHGQKIEKKALELGVEPQTYVDKMAADIQKLWKTLDISYDKFIRTTDDYHKAAVQKIFDQLLTQGDIYLGEYEGWYSVSDEEYFTETQLAEVYRDEDGKVIGGKAPSGHEVELVKEESYFFRMSKYADRLLEYYNEHPEFIQPESRKNEMINNFIKPGLEDLAVSRTTFKWGIPVKSDPKHVVYVWIDALSNYITALGYGSDDTHLFDKYWPADVHMVGKEIVRFHTIYWPIMLMALDLPLPKKIFGHGWLLMKDGKMSKSKGNVVYPEMLVERYGLDALRYYLLRAMPFGSDGVFTPEDFVARVNYDLANDLGNLLNRTIAMINKYCDGNVPAYASKVTAFDSELSTTAANVVGRYHQAMDKMEFSVALSEVWALISRANKYIDETEPWVLAKDEERKAELNSVMVHLAESLRIAAILLQPIMTETPKKIFQQLGLDPETMDLKDLRFGEFPRDTKVVAKGTPIFPRLDQEVEVAYIQKKMTEGVSNPEEAVKWDPEETELVSVKEKQIKYDDFDKVELKVAEVIDCQKVKGADKLLQFRLAAGDSQDRQILSGIAEFYPDPKALIGKKVVIVANLKPRKMRGQVSQGMILSAEDEKGNLAIVEAPKQMPNGSVIA